A stretch of the Gossypium hirsutum isolate 1008001.06 chromosome D07, Gossypium_hirsutum_v2.1, whole genome shotgun sequence genome encodes the following:
- the LOC107954556 gene encoding uncharacterized protein isoform X3 — MAAMLLETKEFLSILALADKESIQARSELFAYNILPLDHGGIQQAIMKFPEELVVHLKITTLCFGMMLYLDLMTPHGMEGT, encoded by the exons ATGGCTGCTATGTTATTGGAAACAAAGGAATTTCTCTCCATTTTA GCCCTTGCTGACAAAGAGAGCATTCAAGCTAGATCTGAGTTGTTTGCCTACAATATTCTGCCACTTGATCATGGAGGTATTCAGCAAGCAATTATGAAATTTCCTGAG GAATTAGTGGTGCACCTCAAGATAACAACATTATGCTTTGGAATGATGTTATATTTGG ACTTGATGACACCCCATGGGATGGAG GGTACATGA
- the LOC107954556 gene encoding uncharacterized protein isoform X4: MAAMLLETKEFLSILALADKESIQARSELFAYNILPLDHGGISGAPQDNNIMLWNDVIFGLDDTPWDGGYMKVG; this comes from the exons ATGGCTGCTATGTTATTGGAAACAAAGGAATTTCTCTCCATTTTA GCCCTTGCTGACAAAGAGAGCATTCAAGCTAGATCTGAGTTGTTTGCCTACAATATTCTGCCACTTGATCATGGAG GAATTAGTGGTGCACCTCAAGATAACAACATTATGCTTTGGAATGATGTTATATTTGG ACTTGATGACACCCCATGGGATGGAG GGTACATGAAGGTTGGATAA
- the LOC107954556 gene encoding uncharacterized protein isoform X2, whose protein sequence is MIPCSLNFNALADKESIQARSELFAYNILPLDHGGISGAPQDNNIMLWNDVIFGLDDTPWDGGNKVNNIDDYYFDYLWCKDYKYIKVIFSDCRETSASQPRVHEGWITRNVADVVCILFFITKIYLIKKMHCIFYYLAMCIVIGKFN, encoded by the exons ATGATACCATGCTCGCTGAATTTCAAC GCCCTTGCTGACAAAGAGAGCATTCAAGCTAGATCTGAGTTGTTTGCCTACAATATTCTGCCACTTGATCATGGAG GAATTAGTGGTGCACCTCAAGATAACAACATTATGCTTTGGAATGATGTTATATTTGG ACTTGATGACACCCCATGGGATGGAG GCAACAAGGTGAATAATATCGATGATTATTACTTTGATTATTTATGGTGCAAAGATTATAAGTATATCAAGGTGATCTTTTCTGATTGTCGTGAAACTTCTGCATCTCAGCCGAG GGTACATGAAGGTTGGATAACCAGGAATGTAGCAGATGTagtttgcattttattttttattaccaagatttacttgattaagaaaatgcattgtattttttattaccttGCAATGTGTATAGTCATAGGCAAGTTCAACTAG
- the LOC107954556 gene encoding uncharacterized protein isoform X1: MAAMLLETKEFLSILALADKESIQARSELFAYNILPLDHGGISGAPQDNNIMLWNDVIFGLDDTPWDGGNKVNNIDDYYFDYLWCKDYKYIKVIFSDCRETSASQPRVHEGWITRNVADVVCILFFITKIYLIKKMHCIFYYLAMCIVIGKFN; this comes from the exons ATGGCTGCTATGTTATTGGAAACAAAGGAATTTCTCTCCATTTTA GCCCTTGCTGACAAAGAGAGCATTCAAGCTAGATCTGAGTTGTTTGCCTACAATATTCTGCCACTTGATCATGGAG GAATTAGTGGTGCACCTCAAGATAACAACATTATGCTTTGGAATGATGTTATATTTGG ACTTGATGACACCCCATGGGATGGAG GCAACAAGGTGAATAATATCGATGATTATTACTTTGATTATTTATGGTGCAAAGATTATAAGTATATCAAGGTGATCTTTTCTGATTGTCGTGAAACTTCTGCATCTCAGCCGAG GGTACATGAAGGTTGGATAACCAGGAATGTAGCAGATGTagtttgcattttattttttattaccaagatttacttgattaagaaaatgcattgtattttttattaccttGCAATGTGTATAGTCATAGGCAAGTTCAACTAG